In Leptospira licerasiae serovar Varillal str. VAR 010, the sequence AAGTAAAAATAAGATCGGAAAAAATAGGATCTTTCCAAAGGAGATCATCTTCTTTTCTTAAACCGGGGATTCTGCGAATTGCATCTCGTACAATTTCTTATACTTTCCGTCTAAGCGGATCAACTCCGAGTGAGATCCGAATTCTACCACCTTTCCGCCTTCCATAGTGAAAATAGTGTCTGCGATTTGGACTGTGGAAAGCCTGTGAGCGATGATGATAACGGTTCTGTTTTTATACAAGGACTCAAGAGCTTGTTGGACGACTCTTTCTGATTCAGTATCCAACGCGGAAGTTGCCTCGTCCAAGATAAGTATCTCAGGATTATTCAATAATGCTCTTGCAATTGAGATCCTTTGTCTTTGTCCCCCGGACAACATCACTCCTCTTTCGCCTACTACTGTGTCGAAGCCGTCTTCGAAAGATAATATGAAGTCAGTCGCAAATGCGAGTTCCGAAACTTCTCTCATTCTTTCTTCCGTAACGTTTTCCGTTCCATAACAAATATTTTCTCGAATACTTCCGTTGAATAAGAATACTTGTTGGTTTACGATAGAGATCTTTTTTCGTAGAGAAGCCAGATCCAAATTTCTGAGATCCGTTCCATCCCACGTAATAGAACCCTCAGTCGGATCGATTAATCTAGGAACCAGATCGACTAATGTGGATTTTCCAGCACCGGAAGAGCCGACTAACGCAATAGTAGATCCTTTTTGTATGGTAAGATTTAAGTCGGATAAAGCTGGGCCTTTTGCACCGGGATAAGTGTAACCTACCGAATCGAATTTTAATTCTTTAGAAAGTCTTTTAGGAAAAATAGGGTTCGATGTATTTTTTACGTCTGTTTCGCTATCCAACATTTCGAAAACTCTGGTTCCTGCAGCCACCGCACTTTGGATGGAGTTGGATAACATTCCCATCTGCTTGAAAGGCCTGGTTAAAAATACCAAAGTTAGGAAGAAGATCATAAAATGACCTAGAGTTAATTTTTGGAGTTCGATCAAATAAGCACCGAATGCCAAAAATATCACTGCAACAATGGAACTGGAAAGTTCTACTAAAGATGGACCAATCTGGTGATAGAAATGTCCTTTGAATGTTTTGTCGGAAAGATCGTTATTGATCTCCCAAAACCTTCCCGCTTCCGTTTTTTCCATGGAGAATGCACGGATGACCCGGATACCGGAGATCACTTCTTGCAAATGGCCGTTTAATGCGGACAATCTTTCTTGTTGGTTGCGTGTCGCTTTTCTGATCCTATCTGCAAACGAACTTACCGGTCCCATAATCAAAGGGATGACTACTAAAACCGCGATGAACATTTCCCAGCTTAAGAAAAGAAGAATGAGCAAATGTGTAATGATATAGAAAAAATCCACGACGGCATCTTTCAGATCCGAGCTGATCAATTTTGCCAATACTTCCACATCGTTTACGATGCGGCTCATGAAGATCCCTGTCTTCTCTTGAACGAAATGATTGAGTGGAAGTTCTTGCGCCTTGGAATAAAGTTCTAATCTTAAATCTCTGACTGCCAGGTATCCGGCTGAGTTAATGCAGTAAACTGCGCCTGTTAAGAATAAAAGTTTTGCAAGGTAGATGGGAAAGATGAATAAACAAAAAAGTAAAACGAGCTGGTCTTTTGGAAGAGTGGTTAGATAAAAGTTAGTCTTGATCTTTATGTCTGCAACTAGAGCTTCTATCTTTTGAATTGCTTCTAATTCTTTTCCTTCTTCCCTATCTTTTAATGCGATACTCTCTTTTTTAGTGAGTGAAATTTGAAAGTCGGCCTTTCCGCCTTTTCCGATTGCGTTAAAAATCGGAATAACGCTAGTGAGAGAGGCTCCGTTGAGTATGGATACAAAAAAGGATAGTACGACCCCGGTGATTAATCTGTATTTATACTTGAAGGAATACCCCAAGAGGCGTCTATAGACGTTCATAGGTCCGGAATGTTTTATCCTAGATTTCTAGACTCGGTCTCTTTCCATTTTCAGGTCGGACCGAAACCGACTCTTACCTTTTCTCTGGCTTTCCTTCTTTTGTCCCTTCTTTTTTATGATTGTGGAAAAGTGGAAAGAAGTCCCGAAAAACTGGTATTTTCCCTACCTTCCGATCCGATCTCTTTGGACCCGATCCGATCCACCGACTTATCTTCGAGAATTGTTCTAAAATATATTTATCCAAGACTTTTTGATATAAATGAAGAAGGTAAGATCCTCCCTTCTTTAGTAAGATCGTATAAGCTTGAGCAAGGTCCCTCTTCCAAGATCAGAAGATTGATCCTGGAGATCCGCAATGATCTAAAATCGAATGTGAATGCACAAACGGTTCTAGGATCTTTGGAAAGGTTGAGAAATACTCCTGGCCCGAGAAAAAGTACTTATTCTTTCCTAAAAGGTGGAAAGGTCCTCTCAGATTCCAGTTTGGAAATTTATTTCGAAGGCGGACTTAGAGAAACTTTAGAAAAACTTTCTTTGCCGCAGGCTTGGATCTATTGCGGTCCACCTGAATCTGCTTGCGGCGATTTTAAATTAGCCGAGTGGAAGAGAAATAATCATCTAAGATTGGTTGCAAATCATTCCAACGACTTGGGTTCCGAGATAATATT encodes:
- a CDS encoding ABC transporter ATP-binding protein, coding for MNVYRRLLGYSFKYKYRLITGVVLSFFVSILNGASLTSVIPIFNAIGKGGKADFQISLTKKESIALKDREEGKELEAIQKIEALVADIKIKTNFYLTTLPKDQLVLLFCLFIFPIYLAKLLFLTGAVYCINSAGYLAVRDLRLELYSKAQELPLNHFVQEKTGIFMSRIVNDVEVLAKLISSDLKDAVVDFFYIITHLLILLFLSWEMFIAVLVVIPLIMGPVSSFADRIRKATRNQQERLSALNGHLQEVISGIRVIRAFSMEKTEAGRFWEINNDLSDKTFKGHFYHQIGPSLVELSSSIVAVIFLAFGAYLIELQKLTLGHFMIFFLTLVFLTRPFKQMGMLSNSIQSAVAAGTRVFEMLDSETDVKNTSNPIFPKRLSKELKFDSVGYTYPGAKGPALSDLNLTIQKGSTIALVGSSGAGKSTLVDLVPRLIDPTEGSITWDGTDLRNLDLASLRKKISIVNQQVFLFNGSIRENICYGTENVTEERMREVSELAFATDFILSFEDGFDTVVGERGVMLSGGQRQRISIARALLNNPEILILDEATSALDTESERVVQQALESLYKNRTVIIIAHRLSTVQIADTIFTMEGGKVVEFGSHSELIRLDGKYKKLYEMQFAESPV